The Nitrospiraceae bacterium genomic sequence GTCAGGTGTTGTCTTCTCTTTGCCCGGGATCTTGCCCGGTCGGTAGCCAGAGCTGCCAATGTACCCCCTTACAGAGGCGATAGAATTTTCTTTCAAGAACCAGCACAAAAGGACCTTGTGAAGAGCCGAACCGCAAAAACCAAATAACTTCAAAAATGAACCAACCAATGGCGCAATGCAGAGAAAGTGAACCGCTCCGGATTTTTTTCGACTCATCATCATAGAGATCATGAAACCAAATAAATTTCTTTCATAATAAATCCTTAATTCACGGAGGGAGATCATGACCAATCGTACACAAAGAATCCATCAAATGAGTGTTGGAGGGGCGCTGTGTTTGGGAGTTCTCCTTTTCCACTGGGATCCGGCACAGGCAGTGCCAATTAGGAATGCTGATAAGTGCCAAGGGCCCGTAACGATTGGTGTGGCCACTTGTCCAGACAAACCCGGGCATTGGGTCGAATGTAACGGTAGTGGGGACTATATGTGTTGCGTAGAGCCGCCTAACGGGGGGAAGGACTGCGAACAAATCGAGGATACCGCATCGACTTCCACCGGTGGGGGAAAACGGTTCCCGGGGGGAGTACTGCAAAATCCCACACTGAATCCTTCTTCCAATACCTCACGTCTTCCCAAAACAGGAGCCAGAGCTCCCATCATGCGAAGAGGTCTTGATGGTGAACAAACAGGGGAACCCGCACCAGGAGAGCCTGAAGAGACCAACCCGCCGAGTGCCACAACAAAGTAATCATCGGCCAAAACGATGAAAAATTTTTTAACCAGCTTCTCATCCCAATCCCTAAACGGTTTCATGAAAGAGGAGTACGGACTATGAAGATTGTCACAGCCATCAACGGACGAAATGACAGCAAATCACTCCCCGGCTGGATCCTGGGAATGATGGTGCTTTTTGGAGTCGTAGGACTGGTCGCTCCGAGCATGGCTGCACCCAAAGCCAGTGGCACACAAAAAACCGAGCGGGAGTGTAAAGATGATCGTGCCAAGTGCCAGAAGGCCTGCGATCAACTCATTGATATAGGCGATACCATCAAGCGATGCAAGGATCTTTGTACGGACGACTACCTCATTTGCCTGCCCCTTCGCTCAAATCAGCCCGGTGGCAAGCTAAAAGGCGTCAGGCCATCGACACTACCGGACTTGAACGCGCCGATTACGCGCCGCGGAATTGAGGGCGAGCAGCAAGGTGAGCCTGCACCAGGACAACCTGAAGGGACCAAGCTGTCAAGTGGAACCAAATAATGACCGGCCGGAAAAAGAGGTACTCTTTTTACCACATCGCAGGAGGACGTTATGCACCGACATGACACATTCGACAGAGTAATCGGTTTCACGATTCTGGCGTTTGCGATCGGACCTGGCGGATTGGCGTTTGCCTTGGCTGAGGAACCAATCAGCCCCACGGCACCTTCCGACGAATCCATCATTGAGCGCGGGATAATCCGTGACCACCGGACAAAGCCGGGGTCTTTTACGCCTTCACAAAAGGCTCTCCCCCCGGTGGCACCCCAGACTCCGAAAGGAACGACACTCATTCCGCAGGCGGCTCCTGCTACGGGAACCGGAGGCCCCTTGCCTGTAGTTGGCGGCACAAATGAGCCCGACTACAAATACCCCTGGGTCGTACGGATGAACGGTTGCGGCGGTGTGGTGGTCGATCCGCAATGGGTTCTGACCGCTGCCCATTGCGTGACGCCCAATATCGGATTTGGCAAACTCACCTATACCCGGACCGATTCGAAGGGCAACGTGCAAACAGAAACCCGTGACCGGGCACAAAATGTGGGCCCTGCCAACAATCGCGGTGTGTTCATCCACCCCAACTATGCCCCCAATCAGGATCAGGCCAATGATATTGCGTTGATTAAGCTGGCCCAACCCTTTTCGGTCAACTTCGTTCTCCAAACGGTCGGGTTGCCAAAATTTCCGCGTACCTCGGGCCGGGTGGGAACTGTGGCATCGTACCGCAGGCACGATGGAACGCCGCTGCCTCAAGGGCAGGTGGCCATCTTTCGTGGTCCTATTTCTGCGATTGAATCCCCCAAAAAGATTTTTGTGCCTGCCAATACCGCTGGTGCTTCCCTCTGTCCCGGCGACAGTGGATCCGGGTTCGTGGCGGTCGAGAACGGCCGCGCCATTGTGCGGGGTATCGCCTCGCAAGGCAGTGTCTCGGACTGCATGACACCCTCGGGTGAAGCCGTGTTTACGGATGTGTTTGTTTTCAGAGATTGGATTCTGCAAACGATGGGCAAGAACGACGCCACCTTGTCCGGCAACACCCGGGTCCGGTGGGGCGGAACGGCCGCGCGCGGCAAGCTGGTCCTGGGTTGCAGCCACCCGAACACTCCGTATTTTGGCCCACTCAACGTGGTGGGTATCGAGGAAGGCGCCATGTGCGACGGGGGTCAGGCGCAGGGAATCATCTGCCAGCTCGATTCCAATCAGGCCAGCACGCGATTCGGGCCGCCTCAGATCGTCGGATTCACCATGCGAACGACCATGGCAAACGGCTCCTCTCAGATGACTCAGCTCCCGTTTGTGAGTAATCTGGCTCAGTTTTCCGGCCCAATGCCCTCAGGCGCATCGCGTGAGTTCACGTGCCAGATCGGAACACCTCTTACAGCATCGACAGGAGTTCTGAGCAGTGCAAACACGGTCATCATGAGTCGCGGCCTCGAAGGCGAGTCAGAGGAAGAGCAGACTATCGTTCAGCCGAGCCCCTTTGACCCGACAGAGGAGACTAAGCCGTAATCGATGGATCAACGCAAAAGACGTTCTTATTGAGCAAGGAGGATTAATGAATATGATGCAGACAAATCTTATTCGATTGATCGCCGTACTCGGCTTACTCGCACTCTCTGCGCCGGCAGAGGCGCTTATCATCAGAGATCAGTGCAACCAAACGTCAGGAGACGGACAGGGGCACAGCTGCCCTCCTGGTGATTATTTATTGATACGTCCGAAATACTCAGATGGTACCTGCGGTGACTGGATGTGCTGCCCCCCAAATGGCGACGGGTCGTACGACTGCACGAAGGGGACGAACCCAACAAACAGCGCGGTTAGCGACAGGCTCAAGAATCTGTTGGGCCCCCGTGCCACTGTGCTCGATCAAGGCACAAGACCCGGCGCGAAGAATCCATCAATTTTTCAAAAGCAGAAAGCTCCGATTATACGCCGGGGGATCGAGGACGAACTGCCGGAATCTTCGGAGAAGGAAGGAAAATGACGTCATCCTTTGCGCGGAAATGGGAATGCATTGTGTCGGAATTTCCGGCACGCCCGGGTTCATCGTCTGCAACGACCTTGTCCCAAAGGCGTGTTCGATCTGAATGGGCTCAAGGAACTGATCGCGAGGGCAGCCATTAAACCATAACCAGAGATGAAGCCATTCATGATGGGTACAGAGCCAGCAAGAGCACTACACAATTACCTTACACAGGAGGTTAATATGCGACACACACACACAATGGCGGTTGTTACACTTGGCATCGCGATCTGGGTATTGGGCCTGCCGCTCAACGCCCAGGCGAAACCCAAATCCAAAGTTTTCGGGTGCACGACTGAGGATCTCAATACTAACTTCGGATCATCCTGCGTACGCCAGGCAGAGCAGGATATTATGCAGGGGCATTCATATATACACGTCCTGGTGTGCGAAGGTGGCCAGATGAAATGCTGCACAATAAGCTCGACGAATCAAATTCAAACTTGCCGAAGACCAGCCGGGTCTGCGGCCCTGTCAGGTGGGCTCAAAAGCCTGAACCAAGCACAGGTGTTCAGGCGCGGAATCGAGGGCGAAGATGAAGTCGGCGAGGAGACGCCGATTCCATCATGGTTAACGGAGTCCTGGCTGAAAGAGCATGAAGGTGAGGAGCCGACCAAGTAAGCAGGCGGCGGGACCCAATAACAGAAGCTCACTGGGCTTTATTACGAGCACGGAACTTGTGCCATGGGCCTCGAATGTGAACGGGTAAAGCGACTTGATCGCCCAGACTCATAAAAGAAATTAAGAGGGGCGGTTCGCGAAGTCGCTCGACAACCTATAGGAGGGATGGATAAAACGCGCCGCGGCATATCAAGGAAACCGTACCCTCTACAGGCATACATTGCACTCAACCAGAGAGGCTGGAATCAGCCTGGCGTCGCGGTTTACCATCGGGCCCTATCTTCAGACCGTCGGGTTACCAAGATTATCGCGCAACCCAGGTCTCCTGGGGCGTGTCGCATCAACAATCAGTCACACCAGTATGATACGAACGGGAAGACAAAAATGGCTCCCGCATCCAAGTAGAAAAGAGGAGGGTACGGGAAAGTCGGCCAGAGACGAAAAACATACCATTTCATGCGCATAGTATAGGTTATGAGCCTTTTTGACTGGATTCTGGGAGAAGGCCTCGGCTTCCCAGAGACTTCGCCGGAAGAACCACAGGACTCTCCTTCAACTGTCTAGGGGAACCTAATCCCGTCGGAGAACGAAGGTGAATTAATTGAACGCGAGATCCGGATTCGCGATCATGCTTATCTGTATGTTGCTGAGTCCCATCCTCTCCGCTCAGACCTCGGAGTCTGATAACACCACGACCATCCCGCTCGACCAAACCGTGCATTGCCCCCTTACGGAAGGGGGTGACATAGTCGCAAACTCCGAGGCGTATTCCCTTGAGGCGGCGCAGGTATGGCTGAGGCTCATTCCCGAAACCGAATACCGGGATGAATTGTTGAAGGATTTTCTTTGACCTTCACCAGCTCCCTCAGTAAAATTTTTTGAAGTTGCAACACAATCTCACGAAAGGCTTGCGTAGAATCAGGCTCACGCTCAATTATCTGTGGCATTCATCTGACGGAGATATACGTTCAATGTTTTTCACGCAAACCGACAATACATTTTCTCGGTACACGACTTTCTGCCTTGCCATGATCTTTGGCAATCTGCTGAGCGGCTGCCTTCAATTCAATCCCTCTCGCACCTACGATGCCGATATCGTGAACTATCAAGCGTCCTCAGGAATAGTGGCAACTCCCCTGAACGGGCACACCCGCACCATAGAGGCCAATCAACCCTGGCAAGCCTCTGGAGTCACCGTGACCCCGGGTGACACAGTGAAAATTCTGGCTATGGGCAAGTGGAGCCAAGCTCCGGCCTTGAATATTTGGAGCGGCCCGGAAGGGTTGGATGGCACAGGAAAGGAAGTCCCGTGGATCAACGCCAACGCTCTCATGGGAAAAATCGGTGAACAGGGAAAACCCTTTGAAATTGGAACAGAAACTGAACTCCGCGCCACAGGAGAAGGAGAAATCTATTTGGCCATCAATGACCCCTTCCCCTGGATCGAGGACAATGCCGGTTCCATGCAAGTCACTGTGTATATCCAGAAAGATTCTCTCCCTCTGGCCAATCTCCAACCCACAGCACGGACGTCACTCTCCTCTCAAGCAAAGCCCGCCCTCGCCTCCCCAGCAGAAGCAGGGAAACGTACCGCTCTGGTCATAGGTAATAGCGAATACCAGATTGGCAGACTTCGGAATCCAGCCAATGATGCTCAGGATATGGCCGAAGCCCTGATTAAACTCAGATTTGATGTGACCCTCGAATTGAATGCTGACCTGGAAAAAATGGAACATGCCATCAGTGAATTTGGCAGACACCTCTACCAGGGCGGAGTCGGACTGTTTTATTATGCTGGCCATGGCGTGCAGGTCGGCGGAGAAAACTATCTCATTCCCGTCAATGCCGCCATTGAAAGCGAAAGCGATGTCCGCTACAAGGCCGTGAATATCGGCCAGGTGCTCGGCAAAATGGGGGAAGCCCGAAATGGATTCAATATTGTTATCCTGGATGCCTGTCGAGACAACCCCTTTGCGAAGGAATTCCGTTCATCCAGTCGCGGGCTTGCAGTCGTCAATAGCTCATTCGTGAAGGGAACGTTGATAGCCTATGCCACAAGCCCGGGAAAGGTCGCCAGTGACGGAGAAGACCGGAACGGCCTCTATACTCAACATTTACTTCAACACATTTCCTCTCCAGGACTGCCGGTGGAACAAGTGTTTAAACTGGTCCTGCAAGGTGTTGAGCACGACACCAATGGCAAACAATCACCCTGGACCTCTTCTTCCTTTTCCGGGAATTTTTCCTTCCAGCCCACAATACAATAAGAACACACGCAGATCCATTTAGCTCTCCCTCCCCCTCATCTGGTGAAAGCTTCGGGTTGTGTAAAAAAGTGGGTCCATTCCCAAATCTTCAGGGAATTTTGAATGTCCTCTCTAAGAATCTTTTACTTCATGTAGCTGCC encodes the following:
- a CDS encoding trypsin-like serine protease → MHRHDTFDRVIGFTILAFAIGPGGLAFALAEEPISPTAPSDESIIERGIIRDHRTKPGSFTPSQKALPPVAPQTPKGTTLIPQAAPATGTGGPLPVVGGTNEPDYKYPWVVRMNGCGGVVVDPQWVLTAAHCVTPNIGFGKLTYTRTDSKGNVQTETRDRAQNVGPANNRGVFIHPNYAPNQDQANDIALIKLAQPFSVNFVLQTVGLPKFPRTSGRVGTVASYRRHDGTPLPQGQVAIFRGPISAIESPKKIFVPANTAGASLCPGDSGSGFVAVENGRAIVRGIASQGSVSDCMTPSGEAVFTDVFVFRDWILQTMGKNDATLSGNTRVRWGGTAARGKLVLGCSHPNTPYFGPLNVVGIEEGAMCDGGQAQGIICQLDSNQASTRFGPPQIVGFTMRTTMANGSSQMTQLPFVSNLAQFSGPMPSGASREFTCQIGTPLTASTGVLSSANTVIMSRGLEGESEEEQTIVQPSPFDPTEETKP
- a CDS encoding caspase family protein, with translation MFFTQTDNTFSRYTTFCLAMIFGNLLSGCLQFNPSRTYDADIVNYQASSGIVATPLNGHTRTIEANQPWQASGVTVTPGDTVKILAMGKWSQAPALNIWSGPEGLDGTGKEVPWINANALMGKIGEQGKPFEIGTETELRATGEGEIYLAINDPFPWIEDNAGSMQVTVYIQKDSLPLANLQPTARTSLSSQAKPALASPAEAGKRTALVIGNSEYQIGRLRNPANDAQDMAEALIKLRFDVTLELNADLEKMEHAISEFGRHLYQGGVGLFYYAGHGVQVGGENYLIPVNAAIESESDVRYKAVNIGQVLGKMGEARNGFNIVILDACRDNPFAKEFRSSSRGLAVVNSSFVKGTLIAYATSPGKVASDGEDRNGLYTQHLLQHISSPGLPVEQVFKLVLQGVEHDTNGKQSPWTSSSFSGNFSFQPTIQ